The sequence below is a genomic window from Betaproteobacteria bacterium.
CATCGCGGAATTGCCGGACATGGTCGGAGAATTTGGCAAGCCGCGCTTTTTTGCCTACAAGGATTCTCTGTGCGCACACAGCCGTTCGAAAAAAGTCGGATGCCATAAATGCATCGATATCTGCTCGACCAAGGCCATTTCATCGATTGGCGACAAGGTCGAGGTTGATCCGCACCTGTGCATGGGATGCGGTGCCTGCGCGACCGTGTGCCCGTCCGGGGCGATGGCGTATCAATATCCGCGCGTGGCGGATCGTGGTTCGCAGTTGAAGACCCTGCTCAATACCTATCGCGTTGCGGCAAGGGGGCAGGGAGGTACACCGACGGTGCTGTTCCACAACGCGACCGATGGCCGCGATCTACTGTCCGCCATGGCAACGACAGGCGCAGGAATTCCCGCCAGCATGTTGCCGCTGGAAACCTGGCACGTGGCGTCCAGCGGGCTCGATGTGCTGATGGGCGCAATAGCCTATGGCGCCGGTCATGTTGCGATACTGGTCGCGGGTTCCGAAGCACCGGAATACCTTGATGCGCTGAAGCGTGAAATGACGCTGGGTCAAATCATCCTCAACGAATTGGGTTATGCGGGAACGCATTTTTCCATTGTCGATTCGCCGGCGTTGCTGGATCGAATTGCGGCGGGTCAAACGGTACCGGTCCCGGCAGGATTCAACCTTTCCAACGACAAACGCGGCACGCTGGAGTTTGCAATTGAGCACTTGCTCAAACACGCGCCGGTAAGGCGCGATGAAATTGCTTTGCCCGGGGGGAGCCTTTTCGGAACGCTCAAGGTGGACGCGAAGAAATGCACCCTCTGCATGGCGTGCGCCGGCGCCTGCCCGGAATCGGCGTTGATGGATGGCAAGGACTATCCGCGCCTCAGCTTTCTGGAACGCAACTGCGTGCAATGTGGCCTGTGCGAAAACACCTGCCCGGAAAACGCCATCACGATGCGTCCCACGATTGCTATTGAACGACACCGCGCAAACAGGCCGTGGTATTAAATGAGGCCGAACCTTTCAATTGTATCGCGTGCGGCAAAGAAATTGGCACCAAGTAATGATCGACAAGATGCTGAAAAAACTTTCAGGGCATTCGATGTTTCAGGGTGACGGAAAATTGAAACGCTTGCAGATGTGCGCTGATTGTCGCGTGGTTGACATGATGTCGAATAAGGAAGAGGCGTCAATACTCACGGGAAAACCGATTTGCAATGACAAGCCGCCATGCAAGCCATTCAGTTTGAACAACCCTCGCCTGATCGACCCGGAAGACCAGGTGCGCGCTGATTTCTACGCGCTGCTGGCGACGCTCTTTTACCGTGCGCCGGATGAAGCCTTGTTGCGGGCGATGATGCTTTCCGCCGAACCCGAAGGCGAAGCTGCAGATGGCCTCGCGAAAGCGTGGGCGGCGCTGGCGGCAGCGTCCGCCGTGGTCAGTCACGATGCGGTCGCGGAAGAGTACGAAGCCGTATTTGTCGGCGTGGGACGCCCTCCGGTGATGCTGTTCGGATCGTTCTATTTGTCAGGCTTCATGAATGAAAAACCGCTGGCGGAATTGCGCGGCGACCTGAGCGCGCTAGGTTTTGCACGTGACCCGGCGGTCACGGAACCGGAAGATCATCTGGCGGCACTTTGCGATGTGATGCGCGCCATGATTTTGGGAGATGTTGCCGACTCACCTGCAGAGATTGGACAGCAGCGTGCATTCTTCGCTAAACATTTGCAGCCTTGGGCGCTGCAATGTTGCGCCGCAATAACACAAAATGAAAAATCAAATTACTATAGAAAAGCGGCCGCATTTGCCCAGACCTTTTTTGAAATTGAAATTCAAGCTTTTGAAATGTAGGAAATTGCTGGAAACGGACTTATTCGAATGACCCAATGGATGGAGGTACGAAATGAAACCCGAACAGAAACCTGCTGAGCCAGCCACTTCCAATCGCCGGAAATTCCTGTTGGGCGTGACACTGGGAAGTGCGGGCGCCGTTGCGGCCGTCGTCTCCGGCGGTGGTGTACAAAAGGCGCTTGAGGTCACCGCCGTGCCGGCCGAGAAAAAAATCAAGGGTTATCACGAGACGGATCACATCCGTCAGTACTACGAAACGACGCGCATTTAGCGAATTTCTGGAACCGCGAGGAGACAATCATGTTATTGACCAAGAAATCCAGCAACGTACAAAAAGATGCCGCGTCCGGTCTTGCACAAAGGATGAATACTGCCCTGGGCACTATGGATCGCCGCGCGTTCCTGCGACGTTCCGGCATGGCCGCCGGCGCAGGGGCCTTCGCATCCCAGTTGCCGTTCTCGATGGTGCGCAAAGCACAGGCGGCGGATGCTGTCGCTGAAGGCAAGCTGGAAATCAAGCGCACCGTATGCACCCATTGCTCGGTCGGCTGCGCCATTGATGCGGTGGTGCAAAACGGCGTGTGGGTGCGCCAGGAGCCGGTATTTGATTCACCAATCAACCTCGGTGCGCATTGCGCAAAAGGTGCCGCGATTCGCGAACATGGCCACGGCGAGCATCGCCTCAAATATCCGATGAAGCTGGTCGGTGGCAAATACAAGCGCATCAGCTGGGAACAGGCGATCAACGAGATCGGCGACCAGATGATGAAGATAAAAAGGGAAAGCGGCCCGGACGCGGTGTACTGGATCGGTTCCTCCAAGCACAACAACGAACAGGCATACTTGATGCGCAAGTTCGTGTCGCTGTTCGGCACCAACAACTGCGACCACCAGGCGCGCATCTGCCATTCGACCACGGTCGCGGGCGTCGCCAATACCTGGGGCTATGGCGCGATGACCAATTCGTACAACGACATGTCGAACACCAAATGTGCGCTGTATATCGGTTCCAATGCCGCGGAAGCACATCCGGTGTCGATGCTGCATATGCTTAATGCAAAGGAGCACGGCGCGCGCATGATCGTGGTTGATCCGCGATTCACACGCACGGCAGCCAAGGCCGATCAGTACATTCGCATTCGTTCGGGTACCGATATTCCGTTCCTGTTTGGCATGCTGTATCACATCTTCAGCAACGGCTGGGAAGACAAGCAATACATCAATGACCGCGTCTTCGGCATGGACAAGGTCAAGGAAGATGTGATGAAGAAGTGGAACCCGAAGGCGGTGGAAGAAGCCTGCGGGGTGCCGGAAGCCGAGGTCTATGCCGCGGCCGAGGCGATGGCCAAGAATCGCCCGTCCACCATTGTCTGGTGCATGGGGCAAACGCAGCACACGATTGGCAACGCGATGGTGCGCGCCTCCTGCATCCTGCAACTGGCGCTGGGCAATATCGGCACATCCGGCGGTGGCGCAAATATCTTCCGCGGCCACGACAACGTGCAGGGCGCCACGGATGTAGGCCCGAATCCGGATTCGTTGCCCGGGCTACTACGGCCTGCCGACGGGTTCGTGGAAGCATTGGGCGAAAGTCTGGAACGTCGATTACGACTGGATCAAGGCGCAGTACGCCTCCCAGGCGATGATGGAAAAGCCTGGCATGACCGTGTCGCGCTGGATCGACGGCGTACTGGAGAAGAACGAACTCATCGATCAGGAAAGCAATCTGCGCGCTTGCGTGTACTGGGGGCATGCGCCGAATTCGCAGACGCGCGGCGTGGAAATGAAGCAGGCAATGGAGAAACTGGATTTGCTGGTCGTGATTGATCCCTATCCGACAGCAACTTCCGCAATGCCAGATCGCCAGGAGGGCGTGTACCTGTTACCCGCCGCGACGCAATTTGAAACCGTGGGTAGCGTAACGGCGTCGAATCGTTCGATTCAGTGGCGTGAAAAGGTCATCGAACCGCTGTTTGAGTCCAAGCCTGATCACACCATCATGTATTTGCTTGCCAAGAAATTCGGCTTCGGCGATCAATTGCTGGGCAAGGCCAACGGCAAGCAGAACATCGCGCTCAAAGGGGATGAACCTGTCGTCGAAGACATCCTACGCGAAATCAATGCGGGTACGTGGACCATCGGCTACAGCGGACAATCGCCGGAGCGCCTGAAAGCGCACATGCGCCATATGGACGCGTTCGACGTGAAAACGCTGCGTTGCACCAAGGACGTGGTTGACAAAGAAACCGGTTACAACATGAATGGCGATTATTTCGGGCTGCCGTGGCCATGTTACGGCAACGCGGCCCTCAAGCATCCGGGTTCGCCCAATCTGTATGACACCAGCAAGCATGTCATGGAAGGCGGCGGAAACTTCCGCGCAAATTTTGGCGTGGATCGCGAAGGTGTCAATTTGCTGGCGGAGGATGGTTCGCATTCCAAAGGAGCGGATATCACTACCGGCTACCCCGAGTTCGACCATGTGCTGATGAAGAAACTGGGCTGGTGGTCAGAATTGACCGAGGCCGAGCAGAAAGCCGCGGAAGGCAAGAATTGGAAAACTGATTTGTCCGGCGGCATTCAGCGCGTTGTGTTGAAAGTGCATGGCTGCCATCCCTTCGGTAATGCCAAGGCGCGCGCCGTGGTGTGGAATTTCCCTGACGGAGTTCCGCAGCATCGCGAGCCGATCTATAGCCCGCGTCCGGATATGGTCGCCAAATATCCGACCCACGACGACAAGAAAGCCTTCTGGCGCTTGCCAACCCTGTACAAGTCGGTACAGGAAAAGAACAAGGACATCAGCAAGGAGTTTCCCTTGATCTTGACGTCCGGGCGCCTAGTGGAATACGAAGGTGGTGGCGAGGAAACGCGGTCCAACCCGTGGCTGGCCGAATTGCAGCAAGAAAATTTCGTCGAGATCAATCCCAAAGATGGAAGCGCGCGGCATCAAGAACAACCAGTATGTCTGGGTCATGTCGCCGACTGGCGCAAAGCTCAAGGTCAAGGCGCTCGTGACTGAACGCGTTGCATCCGGCACTACGTTTATCCCGTTTCATTTTTCAGGATGGTGGCAAGGCAAGGACCTGCTCGACAAATATCCGGAAGGCTCGGCACCAATCGTACGTGGTGAGGCCGTTAACACCGCCACCACCTACGGCTATGACAGCGTGACGATGATGCAGGAAACCAAAACCACGCTATGCCAGGTTTCGGCGGCTTAACCCTCACGGATATCAGGAGAACTCATCATGGCAAGAATGAAATTTATCTGTGACGCCGAGCGCTGCATTGAGTGCAACGGCTGCGTGACGGCATGCAAGAGTGAACACGAGGTGCCGTGGGGCGTGAATCGCCGGCGCCTGGTGACGGTGAACGACGGCAAGCCAGGCGAGCGTTCGATCTCGGTGGCGTGCATGCATTGCACTGACGCGCCGTGCATGGCGGTGTGCCCGGTGGACTGCTTTTACAAGACTGAAGAAGGCGTGGTTCTGCACGACAAGGATCTTTGCATCGGCTGCGGATATTGTTTTTACGCATGTCCCTTCGGCGCCCCACAATTTCCGCAGGCAGGCGCCTTTGGTTTGCGCGGCAAGATGGACAAGTGCACGTTCTGCGCGGGGGGACCGGAAGCGAACAACACCGACGCCGAATTCAAGAAATATGGTCGCAATCGGCTTGCTGAAGGCAAATTGCCCGCCTGCGCCGAAATGTGTTCCACCAAAGCGCTGCTGGCCGGTGATGGCGATGTCATTGCGTCCATCTACAAGCAGCGAGTGCAGACCCGTCGCAAAGGTGAGGAAGTCTGGGGCTGGGCGCAAGCGTACAAGATGGATGCGCGGATTGCACCCTTGGGAGCAAAAGCATGATGGCCCGCCAAGCACGCATTCTCGCTTTGTCGCTGGCCACGCTGATGGTGGGCGCCTGCGGCGAAATCGATCAGAACGCAAAATCCGAAAAAGTCTACGCCGGCAAGAAAGATACGCGCGCGGCGGACGGCACACAATTCGGCGGCGACAAGAAGAAATGGGAAGCCGCGCTTTCGCAGCGCAGCAATACCCAGAATGAGTACCTTCGCACCGATGTCAAGAAATAGGAGAAGAGGGTGATGATCATGAAATTCGGAAAATGTACGATGACCTGGTTTATCGGCGCGCTGGTACTTGCATCTGGCATCACGCATGCGCAACAGCCTGCGGCGCCTGTCAATGCGCCAGTGGTAACGGCGCCTGCTGCGGCGCCATCGCCAGCCGCAGAGGTAGTCACAGCCGCGCCTGCGCTGGCTGCAGGAAGCACGGCGGCTGTCGGCTGGAACAATCCACCGAAGTGGTCAGAGGTGGAGCAGAAGGCGCAATATGCGTCCGTCGCGGGGCGCGAAACGAACGTGCTGGTCGAAGATCAGGGTCAGTGGTGGCGTGGTGTTCGCAACGGCCCCGTGACCTTTTACGGCGGTATTTTATTGTTGATTGCGCCAGCGTTACTGCTGGTTTTTTACGCGATCAAGGGTTCCATCAAGCTGCATGGCAAACCGACCGGGCGCTTGGTTGAACGTTTCAATAGTGTCGAGCGAATGTCGCACTGGACCATGGCGCTTTCTTTCGTGGCCCTTGCCGCGACGGGCATGATTACGCTGTTCGGCAAGTACCTCTTGTTGCCAGTCCTGGGTGCACCGGCGTTCTCATGGGTCATCGCGACAGGTCTGCTGGTTCACAACTTCATCGGGCCGTTGTTCATGTTTTCGATCGTCGTGGCATTTTTCATTTACGTGAAAGATAACTTCATGACCGGCGCGGACATCGCCTGGCTGTCCAAGTTCGGCGGCATGTTGTCCGAGCATGAAGTTCCGTCCGGTCGTTTTAATGGCGGAGAGAAGGTCTGGTTCTGGCTCGGCGTTGTTTGCTTTGGTACGTTGGTAAGTGTCTCTGGCCTGATCATGCTGTTTCCCAACTGGAATACTGCGCGTGAGCTGATGGCACAGGCGAATCTGGTGCATGCGGTGGGCGCAATCCTATTTGCGTGCATGACCTTTGCACATATCTACCTGGGAACAATTGGTACCGAAGGCGCGTTGCAAGGTATGCGTGAAGGATATGTGGATGAAACATGGGCGAAAGAACATCACGAACTTTGGTACAACGATGTGAAGGCAGGCAAGCGTGCTGAAAAAATTGTTGGTGCCGCCCAACCCGCGGCCGGCGACGACTAACGGAGATGATGATGAAAATTTCACAATTCGTGTTGGCATTTGGCATCGCAACAATCGGCACGTCTGCATTGGCTAAAATTCCCCCAGCACCTCCGCCGGATCCTGCCGTTGCCGCAGCCAAGGCTGAGAAAGACAAGGCCGCCGCAGACAAGGCCAAGGCACTGCAGGCGGCTTCCGAGGACAAGGCCGTGCAAAATTTTCAGGCGAACATGAAGAAAGCAGGCAAACCGATTCCAAAGCCAACCGCGATCATCGTTGCGGCGGCTCCGGCGCCGGCCGTTCCCCCGGCTAAGGGCGCTGCGCCCGCAAAAGATGCCAAACCGGCCAAAAAGTAGTCCGCATCGACCCAATCAGGAGATTTGCTTGAATCATAAAATACTTGGCATTACGGTCGCGTCGGTGCTCGCCGCATGTGCGCATGTGGGCGCATCCGGTCCGATAGCGTTGGCAAAGCTTGAATCGACCAAAGGAAACACGGCAACGGGTACGGTTACCTTCACGCAAGTCGGCGACAAGGTCCGAGTCGAGGCGAATCTGAGTGGACTAAAGCCCAACGCCGAACATGGCTTCCACATTCACGAAAAAGGCGATTGCAGCTCCGGTGATGGCATGAGTACGGGTGGACATTTCAATCCGCTCGGCAAGCCCCACGGCGCGCACGAGGGAATGGAGCGCCATGCGGGTGATCTGCCCGCGCTGAAAGCCGATGCCGCCGGTCATGCAAAAATGTCAGTGATGATGGATGTAATCACCGTGTCGCCAGGAGCCACCAGCGTAATCGGCCGGGGCATGATCGTGCATCGCGATGCTGACGATTACAAAACCCAGCCTACCGGCAATGCCGGGCCACGTATCGCGTGCGCGGTGATTCAGGCCGGATAAGCCACGTTATAAATGCGTCGCATGCAATAATTCAAACGGGCACCACGAGTGCCCGTTACTTTTTCAGTGTTATTGAAAAGAAACTATCATGGCTGGCCCGGCAAAAAACTGCGAAAATGTTGTTCACATTTCTTCAGCGGGCTTGCGAAATTCTCGTTTGAGCCCATCTGCAATCTGTCGTATTACACATTACCTACAGGAGTCGCCATGACCGTTTTCGCCCAAGTCCCATTGCCCTACGCAAAGGATGCGCTTGTACCGCATGTTTCCGCCGAAACCATTGATTTTCATTATGGCAAGCACCACGCCACCTATGTAACCAACCTGAATAACCTGGCCAAGGGCACTGAATTCGAGAACCTGACGCTGGAAGAAGTGGTACGGAAAGCACCCGCAGGGCCGATCTTCAATAACGCCGCCCAAATCTGGAACCACGATTTCTATTTTCTCGGTTTCAAGCCGGCGTCGCAGGGCGGTGGTGGAAAGCCCTCAGGCGCGCTGGCTGCGGCGATCGACAAGCAGTTTGGGTCATTTGAGGAATTCCAGAAACAGTTTGACGCGAAAGCCGCTGGCACATTCGGCTCCGGCTGGGCGTGGCTGTGCAAGAAAGCGGATGGTTCGCTATCGTTGGAAAGCACCAGCAATGCCGCCACCCCGCTCACGCAGGGCCTGACCCCGCTACTGACGTGCGACGTATGGGAGCACGCCTACTACATCGACTATCGCAATAGCCGCCCGAATTACCTCAAGGGCTTCTGGGCAATCGTAAACTGGGAATTCGTTGCCGCAAATTTCGCAAAGTAACGGCTCCATATTCAGAGGTGCCGGCGTAGCCGCAATGGCGCTCGCGTTTGCCGGCTGCGCCACGTTTCCGTCGGAAAGTGTAAACGGCCATCGGTACGATGGCGTGGCGACGTTCTCCGAAGCCGCGCCGGGCGGAGAATTGCCCGGTGGCTGGCAACCCTGGATACTCTCGCGCTTCAAACGCAATACCGAGTACCGCCTGGTCAAGGATGAGGATGGCATGACGGTGGTGCGGGCTGATGCCGATCAATCAGCTTCCGGCATTATCCGGGAGCTCGATATTGACGTGAACCAGACGCCGCGGCTCACGTGGCGTTGGCGGGTGCCGGCGCTGATCAAAAGCGCTGACAACACTGACCACAATCGCGATGATTCGCCGGTACGCGTGATCTTGACCTTTGATGGTGACCACAGCAAGCTGGATGTCGAGGAGCGCGCAATTGCGGGACGCGTGAAAGCCTTGACTGGCAGGGAAATGCCTTACGCCACCATCATGTATATCTGGGAAAATCATCGCCCGGTCAACGACATCATTGAAAGCAAGCACACTAGCCGCGTTCAAATGGTAGTGGTGGAGAGCGGAATCTCAAGATCGGGCCGCTGGCTTTCGTTTGCACGCAATGTGGCCGACGACTATCGACGCATATATGGCGAGGCGCCTGGGCGCATTCGTGGCATCGGCCTCATGACCGATACCGACAACACTGGCGAAAGAACTCGTGCCTACTACGGGGATATCAATTTCTCCGCCATTCCGCCGCCCAATCCGGCGCGATAGCCGACAAAGGATGACCACATGACGCAAGCAGAAACCATCACATTGGGCGGCGGCTGTTTTTGGTGTGTAGAAGCCGTTTTCGATGACCTGCGCGGGGTCGAGGATGTCGTCTCTGGCTACATGGGCGGCGCTACAGCCAACCCGACCTATGAAGATATCGGCGGTGGTCGGACCGGTCATGCCGAAGTGATTCAGGTCATGTTCGATCCGTCGGTTATTTCTTTCCGCGAGATCCTGGAAGTGTTCTTCGCGGTTCACGATCCGACGACGCTGAACCGCCAAGGCAATGACGCCGGCACGCAGTATCGATCGGTAATTTTTTATCATACTGCCGAGCAGAAAGAGATCGCCGAACGGGTGATTCAATCTGTCGGGGGCGGCAAGGTGTGGGACGATCCTGTCGTGACTGAAGTCGCACCGGCGGGAGTGTTTTATCCCGCCGAAGACTATCATCAGGAGTTCTTCAAACGTAACCCGCATCAGGGCTATTGCATGGCGGTGGTGTCACCGAAATTAAGCAAGTTTCGGAAAAATTTCACCTCGAAACTGAAAACTTGAAAGCGCCATTTGGCGAGGCGTTTCAAGCATTTATGCCCGGAAAGCCCCGCCAGTTCTTGTGCTTTTACATTTCGCGCTAAATTTCACACAGAAACACTATAACAAGTGCGGCGCTTGTTCACGTTGCTGGCCGAACAAAACCTCAAGGCGCGGCGCCTAGCCGCTTCACGCTTCCTGATCCAGCAAACGATTTGCTGACCTTGGGATCGCCATAATATTTGACGTCGCCTGACCCGGCCACACTGACCTTGAGGCTGTCTGTGGCCCAGATGGTGGCATCGCCGGAACCCGCCACCGACACCTTTACGGCATTGGCCTCGAGATTGCCAATCTTGATGTTACCCGATCCGGCAATGTCGGTCTCGACGGTTTTTGCCTTGCCACCGGCAGAAAAATTCCCACTGCCCGCGATGGAGACCGTTAACGAATCAACGTCTAGCCGGGTGATATTCACGTCACCTGAGCCGGCAATGCCGGCCTTCAACGTCGCCGACTGCAATTGCGCGGCATGCAAGTCCCCCGATCCCGCCACTGACAATCCTTCAACGGTTTTGACATTGACGACCAGTCTCAGCAGCTTGGTGCTGACAGATATGTTCTTCTCGGCAAAGTGTATTTTGAGTTCGCCATTCCTGACCGCGGTCTCAACCAACGGCACGATATTGTCATCACCCTCGATGGTGATTCCTTCAGTGTTGCCCTGAATTAATTCAACCTTGGCTGGTATGGAGAGCGCGATTTTGTTGA
It includes:
- a CDS encoding 4Fe-4S binding protein, with protein sequence MSGSPAHPAVEPAGGNRHGWSVPHFSGNDAARISLDAKIAALFAMAELPSFAPVASVDYVSNGKLLILADSARGPQAIEALADKLPLAMLWTGADVPSALPDVEVVCGQLRSLSGYLGAFEATFQVSDESAQSAAFDLVLDLRREPAFKMHQPPQGYFHAADSAAFATAIAELPDMVGEFGKPRFFAYKDSLCAHSRSKKVGCHKCIDICSTKAISSIGDKVEVDPHLCMGCGACATVCPSGAMAYQYPRVADRGSQLKTLLNTYRVAARGQGGTPTVLFHNATDGRDLLSAMATTGAGIPASMLPLETWHVASSGLDVLMGAIAYGAGHVAILVAGSEAPEYLDALKREMTLGQIILNELGYAGTHFSIVDSPALLDRIAAGQTVPVPAGFNLSNDKRGTLEFAIEHLLKHAPVRRDEIALPGGSLFGTLKVDAKKCTLCMACAGACPESALMDGKDYPRLSFLERNCVQCGLCENTCPENAITMRPTIAIERHRANRPWY
- a CDS encoding molecular chaperone TorD family protein → MSNKEEASILTGKPICNDKPPCKPFSLNNPRLIDPEDQVRADFYALLATLFYRAPDEALLRAMMLSAEPEGEAADGLAKAWAALAAASAVVSHDAVAEEYEAVFVGVGRPPVMLFGSFYLSGFMNEKPLAELRGDLSALGFARDPAVTEPEDHLAALCDVMRAMILGDVADSPAEIGQQRAFFAKHLQPWALQCCAAITQNEKSNYYRKAAAFAQTFFEIEIQAFEM
- a CDS encoding 4Fe-4S dicluster domain-containing protein; its protein translation is MARMKFICDAERCIECNGCVTACKSEHEVPWGVNRRRLVTVNDGKPGERSISVACMHCTDAPCMAVCPVDCFYKTEEGVVLHDKDLCIGCGYCFYACPFGAPQFPQAGAFGLRGKMDKCTFCAGGPEANNTDAEFKKYGRNRLAEGKLPACAEMCSTKALLAGDGDVIASIYKQRVQTRRKGEEVWGWAQAYKMDARIAPLGAKA
- a CDS encoding formate dehydrogenase subunit gamma, with protein sequence MIMKFGKCTMTWFIGALVLASGITHAQQPAAPVNAPVVTAPAAAPSPAAEVVTAAPALAAGSTAAVGWNNPPKWSEVEQKAQYASVAGRETNVLVEDQGQWWRGVRNGPVTFYGGILLLIAPALLLVFYAIKGSIKLHGKPTGRLVERFNSVERMSHWTMALSFVALAATGMITLFGKYLLLPVLGAPAFSWVIATGLLVHNFIGPLFMFSIVVAFFIYVKDNFMTGADIAWLSKFGGMLSEHEVPSGRFNGGEKVWFWLGVVCFGTLVSVSGLIMLFPNWNTARELMAQANLVHAVGAILFACMTFAHIYLGTIGTEGALQGMREGYVDETWAKEHHELWYNDVKAGKRAEKIVGAAQPAAGDD
- a CDS encoding superoxide dismutase family protein, with the protein product MPNRPKSSPHRPNQEICLNHKILGITVASVLAACAHVGASGPIALAKLESTKGNTATGTVTFTQVGDKVRVEANLSGLKPNAEHGFHIHEKGDCSSGDGMSTGGHFNPLGKPHGAHEGMERHAGDLPALKADAAGHAKMSVMMDVITVSPGATSVIGRGMIVHRDADDYKTQPTGNAGPRIACAVIQAG
- a CDS encoding superoxide dismutase, whose protein sequence is MTVFAQVPLPYAKDALVPHVSAETIDFHYGKHHATYVTNLNNLAKGTEFENLTLEEVVRKAPAGPIFNNAAQIWNHDFYFLGFKPASQGGGGKPSGALAAAIDKQFGSFEEFQKQFDAKAAGTFGSGWAWLCKKADGSLSLESTSNAATPLTQGLTPLLTCDVWEHAYYIDYRNSRPNYLKGFWAIVNWEFVAANFAK
- a CDS encoding DUF3047 domain-containing protein; the encoded protein is MALAFAGCATFPSESVNGHRYDGVATFSEAAPGGELPGGWQPWILSRFKRNTEYRLVKDEDGMTVVRADADQSASGIIRELDIDVNQTPRLTWRWRVPALIKSADNTDHNRDDSPVRVILTFDGDHSKLDVEERAIAGRVKALTGREMPYATIMYIWENHRPVNDIIESKHTSRVQMVVVESGISRSGRWLSFARNVADDYRRIYGEAPGRIRGIGLMTDTDNTGERTRAYYGDINFSAIPPPNPAR
- the msrA gene encoding peptide-methionine (S)-S-oxide reductase MsrA gives rise to the protein MTQAETITLGGGCFWCVEAVFDDLRGVEDVVSGYMGGATANPTYEDIGGGRTGHAEVIQVMFDPSVISFREILEVFFAVHDPTTLNRQGNDAGTQYRSVIFYHTAEQKEIAERVIQSVGGGKVWDDPVVTEVAPAGVFYPAEDYHQEFFKRNPHQGYCMAVVSPKLSKFRKNFTSKLKT
- a CDS encoding DUF2807 domain-containing protein, coding for MSNLEKLKRLGGTLACAGLVAMVPTAHAWDWNVLWGGKTVRGSGVMKIETRNVTEFNKIALSIPAKVELIQGNTEGITIEGDDNIVPLVETAVRNGELKIHFAEKNISVSTKLLRLVVNVKTVEGLSVAGSGDLHAAQLQSATLKAGIAGSGDVNITRLDVDSLTVSIAGSGNFSAGGKAKTVETDIAGSGNIKIGNLEANAVKVSVAGSGDATIWATDSLKVSVAGSGDVKYYGDPKVSKSFAGSGSVKRLGAAP